A single Lolium perenne isolate Kyuss_39 chromosome 6, Kyuss_2.0, whole genome shotgun sequence DNA region contains:
- the LOC127307627 gene encoding putative F-box protein At2g02030: MEDNNDELLDEQNEAVEAQVSLPQDIQQTALAFLPGRVVFKLRAVCRFWRDCIQVPSFVDRHLNNALCFHQSIAFFTSVDDGLFCMYTFDPTTLNRKSLDFVLSFRFQMSDPCNGLVCAYDSRGAVEVLNPLTMKHVILPVSELQSRALSSEYFLGSVQSKNEYKVVCIRHRVRFLTFEVCTVGTQLWRAVRESANLLKTSKAVIVNDVMHWLLLDAASDFTRRILLFNLTDEIFSETAVPDTIKDHNLELFEGEGKLHLLAMPTKGSASEVSEIWVSNSTCTVWDHMCNITFLLPPGMRPHFLHKKKLFYGNQKRFYYIDLEGGGGSYINVPSDETIVSSGIFVDSLLLHSVTGLVDSRTLLMGSDYAGSSSHAAGSSSSDAGQSFKEAKSNRKMKWRLTRISAKKT; encoded by the coding sequence ATGGAAGACAACAATGATGAGCTTCTTGATGAGCAAAATGAAGCAGTGGAAGCCCAAGTATCTCTTCCTCAGGATATCCAGCAGACAGCTCTTGCTTTCCTACCTGGTAGGGTTGTCTTTAAGCTTCGTGCAGTGTGCAGATTCTGGCGAGACTGCATTCAAGTACCTAGTTTCGTTGATCGTCACCTCAACAATGCTCTCTGCTTCCACCAGTCCATTGCTTTCTTCACCTCGGTTGATGATGGTCTTTTCTGCATGTACACATTTGATCCCACAACATTGAACCGAAAAAGCTTGGATTTCGTATTGTCATTTAGATTTCAGATGTCAGATCCCTGCAACGGCTTGGTGTGCGCCTATGATTCAAGAGGCGCTGTTGAGGTGTTGAATCCATTGACAATGAAACATGTGATACTGCCAGTTTCAGAACTCCAGTCACGAGCTCTTTCTTCAGAATATTTTCTTGGATCTGTGCAGTCAAAAAATGAGTACAAGGTGGTTTGTATCCGCCACCGGGTGCGCTTCTTGACATTTGAAGTATGCACTGTTGGCACACAGTTATGGAGGGCGGTCCGTGAATCTGCAAACTTATTGAAGACATCAAAGGCGGTCATTGTTAATGATGTCATGCATTGGCTGCTTCTTGATGCGGCATCTGATTTTACTCGGAGGATCCTGTTGTTCAACCTGACAGATGAGATATTCTCAGAAACTGCTGTTCCAGATACTATTAAAGACCATAATTTGGAACTATTTGAGGGGGAAGGAAAGCTTCATTTGCTGGCAATGCCCACTAAGGGATCTGCATCTGAAGTCTCAGAGATTTGGGTGTCAAACTCGACGTGCACAGTCTGGGACCATATGTGCAACATCACTTTTCTGCTACCTCCGGGTATGCGACCACATTTCCTGCACAAGAAGAAGCTCTTCTATGGCAACCAGAAGAGATTCTACTACATTGATCTTGAGGGCGGGGGTGGTTCCTATATCAATGTTCCATCTGATGAAACTATTGTATCGTCTGGGATTTTTGTGGATAGCCTTCTTCTACATTCGGTGACTGGCTTGGTGGACTCGAGAACATTGTTAATGGGTTCTGATTATGCTGGATCATCTTCTCATGCCGCTGGATCATCCTCATCAGACGCTGGACAATCTTTCAAGGAGGCAAAGAGCAATAGAAAAATGAAATGGAGGCTGACACGGATTTCCGCAAAAAAAACCTAG
- the LOC127307626 gene encoding uncharacterized protein, with protein sequence MAAVVPEPLREAPDDVVDQILLRLPCPSSLVRAAAACSSFRLLVSSPSFLRRHRALHPDESGPFLGVFSSVPTSGKSGGTFHPAGPPHPAAAAARAVAGAADFSFAFLPGQPDADADPGVESQSGWLVRDYRDGRFLLDRARSSDAIVTDLAVCDPVSRRYVLLPPIPEDLAATADNPLGVLGGRRWCEPFLAPAPTPAPGDVEDDSEEPAFAVIWTARCPRRVVALAFSSRDGAWRALPSPDCFVWRSRRSIFACPVHAVWNRRHYAHGRFYWVDCLTNRWLVLDTAAMELTVQEIQSPSRFWEENVAVVEGPDGKVGVFAHEFYHADGNASLNYYTILRGDDDDTQSWQLEKTIPLPWSTKHGRPYCLRGAANGCLVIEVGQDSPRPFMSSNYSRDVELFTIDVKHFQLERVCRAQCSGGVSDGWWPYFSFPPLLSLPTV encoded by the coding sequence ATGGCCGCCGTCGTCCCGGAGCCGCTCCGGGAGGCGCCAGACGACGTGGTGGACCAGATCCTGCTCCGCCTGCCGTGCCCCTCCTCCCTCGTGCGCGCCGCCGCGGCCTGCTCATCCTTCCGCCTCCTCGTCTCCTCCCCGAGcttcctccgccgccaccgcgcgcTCCACCCTGACGAGTCCGGGCCCTTCCTCGGCGTCTTCTCCTCCGTCCCCACGTCCGGCAAGTCAGGAGGCACCTTCCACCCCGCCGGCCCGCCCCATCCGGCCGCGGCTGCCGCCCgagccgtcgccggcgccgcaGACTTCTCCTTCGCCTTCCTCCCGGGGCagcccgatgccgatgccgacccCGGCGTCGAATCCCAGTCCGGATGGCTCGTCCGGGACTACCGCGACGGACGCTTCCTCCTCGACCGCGCGCGCTCCTCCGACGCCATCGTCACGGATCTCGCCGTGTGCGACCCCGTGTCCCGCCGCTACGTCCTGCTCCCGCCCATCCCGGAGGATCTCGCCGCGACCGCCGACAACCCGCTCGGCGTCCTCGGCGGCCGGCGCTGGTGCGAGCCCTTCctcgcccccgcccccacccccgcgcccggcgacgtcgaggacgaTTCCGAGGAGCCCGCCTTCGCCGTGATCTGGACGGCGCGGTGCCCAAGAAGGGTGGTGGCCCTCGCCTTCTCGTCGCGGGACGGGGCGTGGCGCGCGCTCCCGTCGCCGGACTGCTTCGTCTGGAGGAGCCGCCGCTCCATCTTCGCGTGCCCCGTGCACGCCGTCTGGAACCGGCGCCACTACGCGCACGGCCGCTTCTACTGGGTCGACTGCCTCACCAACCGTTGGCTGGTGCTCGACACGGCCGCCATGGAGCTCACCGTCCAGGAGATCCAGTCGCCATCCAGGTTCTGGGAGGAGAACGTGGCCGTCGTGGAAGGCCCCGACGGCAAGGTCGGGGTGTTCGCGCACGAGTTCTACCACGCCGACGGCAACGCCAGCCTCAACTACTACACCATCTtgcgcggcgacgacgacgacacgCAGTCGTGGCAGCTGGAGAAGACGATCCCACTGCCATGGTCGACAAAGCATGGCCGGCCTTACTGCCTTCGCGGCGCGGCCAACGGGTGCTTGGTCATTGAAGTCGGCCAAGACTCACCGCGGCCCTTCATGTCCAGCAACTATAGCCGGGACGTCGAGCTGTTCACGATCGACGTCAAGCATTTCCAGCTGGAGAGAGTCTGCCGGGCGCAGTGCTCTGGGGGCGTCAGCGACGGCTGGTGGCCATACTTCAGCTTCCCGCCATTGCTGAGCTTGCCAACTGTTTGA